A section of the Pseudomonas sp. FP453 genome encodes:
- a CDS encoding alpha-2-macroglobulin — protein sequence MFDSFKTICRRLFGALATVVGALFGQWRPPFWLRAIGDGLLALGHKARAYPRQAGAGVLGLVLLAAAGFYGWQWYSHLPKPHTVSYSLHKPNLTDYTQQTPVVDNLQVRFAESVAPLAAIGKPVSAGITLKPSVAGTWRWSDDRTLLFVPEKDWPIDAGYTLDLAKKNLLADGVLLDQYSAQFSTQPFRATLAQNELYQDPSNPTLKQLVATFHFSHPVDEDSLRKRVSVTLGKGLAYRDAQLPNRPEITFDEKKLNAYVRSAALATPLESTPVSAKLDEGLKARDGGNASTAPLVAEVTVPGRYRLTFTGADVSFVDNQRGEPEPVLMFSSSSAVADDTIAGKVQAWLLPEKAEDDTRPYNSNDIDDALLARSSKVNLTHVPSVEPLNTLHAFKFKAPAGRAIYVRVPANLEAIGGYLAKNPTASLISMPAYPRTLQFLSDGALLSLNGEKRLGFMARGVPGAHVEIARLLPNQLQHLVDQSSGSFARPNFGNEYFDRMVERQSLDIPLSSNDPAKTVYDNVDLGHYLTANGGRRGIFVLKLSPQDEPVERTFEYDRSSTSDLRFIVVTDLGIIAKRSSDGSHDVYVQSIGNGSPVSDAQVDIIGRNGLPVSSGRTDAEGHAHFAKLDELRREKTPLMYVVTRGNDQSFLPIARQSQQLDLSRFDVGGLEEDGAIDRLSAYLFTDRGLYRPGETAHLGMIVRSGNWQGALQGLPVELQITDPRGLEVIRQPLKLSASGFETFDFPSSEVAPAGEYTATLQLIGQKQTRTDLGSVSFKVRDFEPDRMKVSLSLHDTPVQGWIPPDQVVAKVTAMHLFGAPAAGRRVTAKMSLSPTLAAFERYPDYRFRLNDGLEDATTEDLAETSVDDNGQAVLDLNLQRFANSTYRLQVMTQVFEAEGGRNVAAQSALLVSSAPYLVGVKSQDSLSYVAKDAPRQVQWLAVAPDLSPVAVDGLTSEVVEHRYVSVLVKQSNGTYKYESRIKNISQPASPLVMTKEGARQALNTGTQGDFTLQLKDANGNLLNQIDYSVAGRGNTSRSLERNAELQLRLDKRSYASGDEIAISIRAPYTGAGLITIERDKVYTQQWFKADSTNSVQHIRVPAGLEGNAYVNVQFVRDMGSAEVYMSPLSYGVVPFSINLDARRMALKVEGPAKIEPGQMLDIKVNADRPGRAVVYAVDEGILQVARYQTPDPLGFFFQKRALEVGTSQILDLILPEFSRLLSGAAPGGDTEGALANHLNPFKRKHQPPVAWWSGLVDLPAGESVLHYQVPDSFNGKLHLFAVAVDSDSVGVSEATTDVRGPIVITPNVPAFVAPGDVFNVSAGVFSNLDAAADVKFEVQTSDGLKVQGDKGSTLALQPRKEGTAEFKIKVGDTLGSADLRFVAVLPDGKRIQVAETTSIRPLSEHRVALSLGRFDSASKELKPTRELFSQLRDVQLGVAASPLVWANGLKHYLDDYGYACTEQLVSKAMPALIWGGNAPEAEQAFNSAVRMLRQRQNPAGGFGLWAANPDVAPYASLYATDFLIEAKERGLPVPEDLLVRSNAYLTDLANGPSEGLSELRNRAYASYLLSRQGILVSGALSDIRERYESYFKDSWQNDLGAAYLAASYKLLKQDRQADALFRKVPWRSLVDKWSSDGLYYDPLVHDAEHLHLLARHFPELLDDVPVALLDKLGKRLNEQRYNSLSAALLLRALDNYGQRAQSDMTLKATAWLGDKQQQLLEMAGQPPRAAVPGTTQKLVMEKSDGPAAFYMLSEAGFDKGAKLKPITNGLEIIHEYLDLKGEPVSKVAVGDEFLVRLRLRATDRDQVQQVAVVDLLPGGVEPVYNLPPEPEAASSEDGEESEYVEEDSQEEPTWQAPIGETELSNWQPEYVDVRDDRVVLYGTALRDVGTFVYRVRATNAGTFNTPPAYAEGMYETTLQGRGKVGELEITKP from the coding sequence ATGTTCGACTCGTTCAAAACGATCTGCCGCCGTTTATTCGGTGCATTAGCGACGGTGGTGGGTGCCCTGTTCGGCCAATGGCGGCCGCCGTTCTGGCTGCGTGCCATCGGCGATGGCCTGTTGGCGCTCGGCCACAAGGCGCGCGCTTATCCGCGCCAGGCCGGGGCTGGCGTGTTGGGCCTGGTGCTGCTGGCTGCCGCCGGGTTCTATGGCTGGCAGTGGTACTCCCATCTGCCCAAGCCGCATACCGTGAGTTATTCGCTGCACAAACCCAATCTCACCGACTACACCCAGCAGACGCCGGTTGTGGATAACCTGCAGGTGCGTTTCGCCGAGTCCGTGGCTCCGCTGGCGGCGATTGGCAAGCCGGTGAGCGCAGGCATCACCCTCAAACCGAGCGTGGCGGGCACGTGGCGCTGGTCCGATGACCGCACATTGCTGTTCGTGCCGGAGAAAGACTGGCCCATCGACGCCGGTTACACCCTGGACCTGGCGAAGAAAAACCTGTTGGCCGACGGCGTATTGCTCGACCAGTACAGTGCGCAGTTCTCCACCCAACCGTTCCGCGCCACCCTGGCGCAAAACGAGCTGTACCAGGACCCGTCCAATCCGACGCTGAAACAGCTGGTGGCAACCTTCCATTTTTCCCACCCGGTGGATGAAGACAGCCTGCGCAAACGCGTATCCGTAACCCTCGGCAAAGGCCTGGCCTACCGCGACGCCCAGTTGCCCAATCGCCCGGAAATCACCTTCGACGAGAAAAAACTCAACGCCTACGTGCGCTCCGCCGCCCTGGCCACGCCGCTGGAAAGCACGCCGGTCAGCGCCAAGCTCGACGAAGGCCTCAAGGCCCGCGACGGCGGCAACGCCAGCACGGCGCCGCTGGTGGCCGAAGTCACCGTGCCCGGGCGTTATCGCCTGACCTTTACTGGCGCCGACGTAAGTTTTGTCGACAACCAACGCGGCGAACCGGAGCCGGTGCTGATGTTCAGCAGCTCCAGCGCCGTAGCCGACGACACCATCGCCGGTAAGGTGCAGGCCTGGCTGCTGCCGGAAAAGGCCGAGGACGACACGCGCCCCTACAACAGCAACGACATCGACGACGCCCTGCTCGCCCGCAGCAGCAAGGTCAACCTGACCCACGTGCCCAGCGTCGAACCGCTGAACACCCTGCACGCCTTCAAGTTCAAGGCGCCAGCTGGCCGCGCAATCTATGTGCGCGTGCCGGCCAACCTGGAAGCCATCGGCGGCTATTTGGCGAAGAATCCTACTGCGTCGCTGATCAGCATGCCGGCGTATCCGCGCACGTTGCAGTTCTTGTCTGACGGCGCATTGCTCAGCCTCAATGGCGAAAAACGCCTGGGCTTCATGGCCCGTGGCGTGCCCGGCGCCCATGTGGAAATCGCCCGCCTGCTGCCCAACCAGTTGCAACACCTGGTGGACCAGAGCAGCGGCAGCTTTGCCCGGCCGAATTTCGGCAACGAGTACTTCGATCGCATGGTGGAGCGTCAGTCGCTGGACATTCCACTGTCGTCCAATGACCCGGCGAAAACCGTGTACGACAACGTCGACCTCGGCCACTACCTCACCGCAAACGGCGGCCGTCGCGGCATTTTCGTGCTCAAGCTCAGCCCGCAGGACGAGCCGGTCGAGCGCACCTTCGAGTACGACCGCAGCAGCACCAGCGACCTGCGGTTTATCGTGGTGACGGACCTGGGCATCATCGCCAAGCGCTCCAGCGACGGCAGCCATGATGTGTATGTGCAATCCATCGGCAACGGTTCGCCGGTGTCGGATGCGCAAGTCGATATCATCGGCCGCAATGGCTTGCCGGTCAGCAGCGGACGCACCGACGCCGAAGGTCACGCGCATTTCGCCAAGCTGGATGAACTGCGCCGTGAGAAAACGCCGCTGATGTATGTGGTCACTCGCGGCAACGATCAATCCTTCCTGCCGATTGCCCGTCAGTCCCAGCAGCTGGATTTGTCGCGTTTCGATGTAGGCGGTTTGGAAGAAGACGGCGCGATTGATCGTCTCAGCGCCTACCTGTTTACCGATCGCGGCCTGTACCGCCCGGGCGAAACCGCGCACCTGGGCATGATCGTGCGCAGCGGCAACTGGCAAGGCGCCCTGCAAGGCCTGCCGGTGGAACTGCAAATCACCGACCCACGTGGCCTGGAAGTGATCCGCCAGCCGCTGAAGCTGTCCGCCAGCGGTTTTGAGACCTTTGACTTCCCCAGCAGCGAAGTCGCCCCCGCCGGGGAGTACACCGCAACCTTGCAGTTGATCGGCCAGAAGCAGACCCGCACCGACCTGGGCAGCGTGAGCTTCAAGGTCCGCGACTTCGAACCGGACCGCATGAAGGTCAGCCTGAGCCTGCACGACACCCCCGTGCAGGGCTGGATTCCACCGGACCAGGTGGTGGCCAAAGTCACCGCGATGCACCTGTTCGGCGCCCCGGCCGCTGGCCGCCGGGTCACTGCAAAAATGTCCCTGAGCCCAACGCTCGCGGCCTTCGAGCGTTACCCCGACTACCGCTTCCGTCTCAACGATGGCCTGGAAGACGCCACTACCGAAGACCTGGCCGAAACCAGCGTGGACGACAACGGCCAGGCCGTGCTCGACCTCAACCTGCAACGTTTCGCCAACAGCACCTATCGCTTGCAGGTCATGACCCAGGTGTTCGAAGCCGAGGGCGGGCGCAATGTGGCGGCGCAAAGTGCGTTGCTGGTGTCGTCTGCACCCTACCTGGTCGGTGTAAAAAGTCAGGATTCGCTGTCGTACGTCGCCAAGGATGCGCCGCGCCAGGTGCAATGGCTGGCCGTCGCGCCAGACCTTTCGCCGGTAGCCGTGGACGGCCTGACCAGCGAAGTGGTCGAGCACCGCTACGTGTCGGTGCTGGTGAAACAGTCCAACGGCACCTACAAGTACGAGTCGCGCATCAAGAACATCAGCCAGCCGGCGTCGCCGCTGGTGATGACCAAAGAAGGCGCCAGGCAGGCCCTGAACACGGGCACGCAGGGGGATTTCACCCTGCAACTGAAGGACGCCAACGGCAACCTGCTCAACCAGATCGACTACAGCGTGGCCGGGCGTGGCAACACCTCGCGCTCCCTGGAGCGCAACGCCGAGCTGCAACTGCGCCTGGATAAACGCAGCTACGCCAGCGGTGACGAGATTGCCATCAGCATCCGGGCGCCCTACACCGGCGCCGGCTTGATCACCATCGAACGTGACAAGGTCTACACCCAGCAGTGGTTCAAGGCCGACAGCACCAACAGCGTGCAACATATCCGCGTGCCTGCGGGGCTTGAAGGCAATGCCTACGTCAACGTGCAGTTTGTGCGGGACATGGGCTCGGCCGAGGTGTACATGAGCCCGCTGTCCTACGGCGTGGTGCCGTTCAGTATCAACCTGGATGCGCGGCGCATGGCGCTGAAGGTCGAAGGTCCGGCGAAGATCGAGCCGGGGCAAATGCTCGACATCAAGGTCAACGCCGACCGCCCGGGCCGTGCGGTGGTGTACGCGGTGGACGAAGGCATCCTGCAAGTGGCGCGCTACCAGACGCCGGACCCGCTGGGCTTCTTCTTCCAGAAGCGGGCGCTGGAGGTCGGCACCAGTCAGATCCTTGACCTGATCCTGCCGGAATTCAGCCGCCTGCTCAGTGGGGCAGCGCCCGGTGGCGATACCGAAGGCGCCCTGGCCAATCACCTGAACCCGTTCAAGCGTAAACATCAGCCACCCGTGGCCTGGTGGTCCGGTTTGGTGGACTTGCCGGCCGGTGAAAGCGTGCTGCATTACCAGGTGCCGGACAGCTTCAACGGCAAGCTGCACCTGTTTGCAGTGGCGGTGGACAGCGACAGCGTGGGCGTCAGCGAAGCCACCACCGACGTGCGCGGGCCGATTGTGATCACGCCAAACGTGCCGGCCTTTGTCGCGCCGGGAGATGTGTTCAACGTCAGCGCCGGGGTGTTCAGCAACCTCGATGCGGCGGCCGATGTGAAGTTTGAAGTGCAGACCAGCGACGGCCTCAAGGTGCAGGGCGACAAGGGCAGCACCCTGGCCCTGCAACCGCGCAAGGAAGGCACCGCCGAGTTCAAGATCAAGGTGGGCGACACCCTCGGTTCGGCGGACCTGCGCTTTGTCGCGGTGTTGCCGGATGGCAAGCGCATCCAGGTGGCCGAGACCACGTCGATTCGCCCGCTGAGCGAGCACCGTGTGGCCTTGAGCCTGGGCCGCTTCGACAGCGCCAGCAAAGAGTTGAAACCGACCCGCGAGCTGTTCAGCCAACTGCGCGACGTGCAACTGGGCGTTGCGGCCTCGCCGCTGGTGTGGGCCAACGGCCTCAAGCATTACCTGGACGACTACGGCTACGCCTGCACCGAGCAATTGGTGTCCAAGGCCATGCCCGCGTTGATCTGGGGTGGCAACGCGCCAGAAGCCGAGCAAGCCTTCAACAGTGCTGTGCGCATGCTGCGTCAGCGCCAGAACCCGGCCGGCGGCTTTGGTCTGTGGGCGGCCAACCCGGACGTGGCGCCGTACGCCAGCCTGTACGCCACCGACTTCCTGATCGAGGCCAAGGAGCGCGGGCTGCCGGTGCCGGAAGACCTGCTGGTGCGTTCGAACGCGTATCTGACAGACCTGGCCAACGGTCCTAGCGAAGGCCTGTCGGAATTGCGCAATCGCGCCTACGCCAGTTACCTGCTGAGCCGTCAGGGGATTCTGGTGAGCGGCGCCTTGAGCGATATCCGCGAGCGCTACGAGAGCTACTTCAAGGACAGCTGGCAGAACGACCTGGGCGCCGCTTACCTGGCCGCCAGCTACAAGTTGCTCAAGCAGGATCGCCAAGCCGATGCCTTGTTCCGCAAGGTTCCATGGCGTTCCCTTGTGGATAAGTGGAGCAGCGACGGCCTGTATTACGACCCGCTGGTGCACGATGCCGAACACCTGCACCTGCTGGCGCGCCACTTCCCCGAGTTGCTCGATGATGTGCCCGTGGCGTTGCTGGATAAACTCGGCAAGCGCCTCAACGAGCAGCGCTACAACTCGCTGTCGGCGGCGCTGTTGCTGCGCGCCCTGGACAACTATGGCCAGCGTGCACAAAGCGACATGACCCTCAAGGCCACCGCCTGGTTGGGTGACAAACAACAGCAATTGCTGGAGATGGCCGGCCAGCCGCCGCGTGCCGCCGTGCCGGGGACCACGCAAAAACTGGTCATGGAAAAATCCGACGGCCCAGCCGCCTTTTACATGCTCAGCGAGGCCGGTTTCGACAAGGGCGCCAAGCTCAAGCCAATCACCAATGGCCTGGAAATCATCCACGAGTACCTCGACCTCAAGGGCGAGCCGGTGAGCAAAGTCGCGGTGGGCGATGAGTTCCTGGTGCGCTTGCGCCTGCGGGCCACCGACCGTGACCAGGTGCAGCAAGTGGCCGTGGTCGACCTGCTGCCGGGTGGCGTCGAGCCTGTGTATAACTTGCCGCCGGAGCCGGAAGCCGCCAGTTCAGAGGACGGTGAAGAGTCCGAATACGTCGAAGAAGACAGCCAGGAAGAACCGACCTGGCAAGCGCCTATCGGAGAAACCGAGCTGAGCAACTGGCAGCCGGAGTACGTGGACGTACGGGATGATCGAGTGGTGTTGTACGGCACCGCACTGCGTGATGTCGGCACGTTCGTGTACCGCGTGCGCGCCACCAACGCCGGCACGTTCAACACGCCACCGGCCTACGCCGAAGGCATGTACGAAACCACCCTGCAAGGGCGCGGCAAAGTAGGCGAGCTTGAAATTACCAAGCCTTAA
- a CDS encoding glycosyltransferase, which produces MRVLHFYKTFGPDQFGGVEMFIRHLTHATSAQGYQNTVLSLADDPLPPQETSSYRMFQSRQNLNLARTGFSWSAFADFARLAEQADVIHYHYPWPFMDLVHLAKGLGKPSVVTYHSDIVRQKVLFQVYRPLMHAFLGRVDAIAATSPNYLQSSSVLQRYQDKAQSIPIGLAQSLYPEPDAQAVLDLRRRYGERFFLFVGVQRYYKGLHFLLDAMKASPWPLLIVGAGPLEQELMRIAARANLTNVHFLGSVDEQQKVNLMQACYSVVFPSHLRSEAFGIGLLEGAMFGKPLICCEIGTGTSFINQHGSTGIVVPPMDAGALRSAMQTLWDDPALAQRYGEAARARYLDVFTAEGLGQAYAELYTQAVAQRQ; this is translated from the coding sequence GTGAGAGTTTTGCACTTCTACAAGACCTTCGGCCCGGACCAGTTCGGGGGCGTGGAGATGTTCATCCGGCACCTGACGCACGCGACATCGGCCCAGGGCTATCAGAATACTGTGCTCTCCCTGGCAGACGATCCGCTGCCGCCCCAGGAAACTTCCAGCTATCGCATGTTCCAGTCGAGGCAAAACCTCAATCTCGCCAGGACCGGGTTCTCCTGGTCGGCGTTTGCGGATTTTGCCCGTCTGGCGGAGCAGGCGGACGTGATCCATTACCACTACCCGTGGCCGTTCATGGACCTGGTCCACTTGGCCAAGGGGCTGGGTAAACCCAGTGTGGTGACCTACCACTCCGATATCGTGCGCCAGAAGGTGTTGTTTCAGGTGTACCGCCCGCTGATGCATGCTTTCCTCGGGCGGGTCGATGCGATTGCAGCGACCAGTCCGAACTACCTGCAAAGCTCGTCCGTACTGCAGCGTTATCAGGACAAGGCACAGTCGATTCCCATCGGCCTGGCCCAGTCACTGTATCCAGAGCCAGACGCGCAGGCGGTATTGGACTTGCGGCGACGTTACGGCGAGCGCTTTTTCCTGTTTGTCGGCGTGCAGCGCTACTACAAGGGCCTGCACTTCCTGCTGGACGCCATGAAAGCATCGCCTTGGCCGTTGCTGATCGTCGGTGCCGGCCCGCTGGAGCAGGAACTGATGCGCATCGCGGCCCGCGCCAACCTGACCAACGTGCACTTCCTTGGCAGTGTCGACGAGCAGCAAAAGGTCAACCTGATGCAGGCCTGCTATTCGGTGGTCTTTCCGTCGCACCTGCGCTCCGAGGCATTCGGCATTGGCCTGCTGGAAGGCGCGATGTTCGGCAAGCCGCTGATCTGCTGCGAAATCGGTACAGGCACCAGCTTCATCAACCAGCACGGTTCGACCGGTATTGTCGTGCCGCCAATGGATGCCGGCGCCCTGCGTTCGGCGATGCAGACGCTGTGGGACGATCCCGCGCTGGCACAGCGCTACGGCGAGGCTGCGCGAGCACGCTATCTGGACGTTTTCACCGCGGAAGGGTTGGGCCAGGCCTACGCCGAGCTCTATACGCAGGCGGTTGCACAGCGCCAGTGA
- a CDS encoding WavE lipopolysaccharide synthesis family protein: MSIDASRLTVILQGRLKDGPVDIAARAIESVRQHLPGAQIILSTTDDCTAVSFDGVQCVADASAVHFADASGNINNVNKLISTVANGLALATREYSLKLRTDHVLCSNALLALMGDEQPASLLGARIGVSNLFLRNPIKLCYLFHLSDTLQFGRTDDLRRLWNIGPLPAEFVYLAGGPRINPIGTFQGYTSFRLLPEQAILLRFLQTCGQALDLDHISHTRFDLFCAWEDLLLDNFEVHDWQSLGVTPPQRFLTEPYAPETILTGADLHSLRARRTKRHKAGRYLHLLLNKYLLCWFRRRWLVSVSSLLLFSFSPRMAIAARTAYRRFCEAGRT, from the coding sequence ATGAGCATCGACGCCAGCAGGCTGACGGTCATTCTCCAGGGCCGCTTGAAGGACGGGCCGGTGGATATCGCCGCGCGGGCAATCGAGTCGGTGCGCCAGCACCTGCCGGGGGCGCAGATCATTCTGTCGACCACGGACGACTGCACCGCAGTGTCATTCGACGGCGTGCAATGCGTGGCCGATGCATCGGCCGTGCATTTTGCAGACGCCAGCGGCAACATCAACAACGTCAACAAGCTCATCAGCACCGTCGCCAATGGCCTGGCCCTGGCCACGCGCGAGTACTCGCTCAAACTGCGCACCGATCATGTGCTGTGCAGCAACGCGCTGCTGGCGCTGATGGGCGATGAGCAACCTGCCAGCCTGCTGGGAGCGAGGATTGGCGTTTCGAATCTGTTCCTGCGCAATCCGATCAAGCTCTGCTACCTGTTTCACCTGAGCGATACGTTGCAGTTCGGCCGCACCGACGACCTTCGACGGCTGTGGAATATCGGCCCGCTGCCCGCAGAATTTGTCTACTTGGCAGGCGGCCCACGGATCAATCCGATCGGCACGTTCCAGGGCTACACCTCGTTTCGCTTGTTGCCCGAGCAGGCCATCCTGCTGCGCTTCCTGCAGACCTGCGGCCAGGCGTTGGACCTTGATCATATTTCGCACACCCGCTTCGACCTGTTCTGTGCGTGGGAAGACCTGCTGCTGGACAATTTCGAGGTCCACGACTGGCAGAGCCTTGGCGTGACGCCGCCGCAGCGGTTCCTCACAGAGCCTTATGCGCCGGAAACGATCCTGACTGGCGCTGACCTGCACAGCCTGCGCGCCCGTCGTACGAAGCGGCACAAGGCGGGGCGCTACCTGCACCTGCTGCTCAACAAATACCTACTCTGCTGGTTTCGCCGGCGCTGGCTGGTGTCGGTGTCGTCGTTGCTGCTGTTCTCGTTTTCACCGCGTATGGCCATTGCTGCACGCACCGCGTACCGGCGCTTCTGCGAGGCGGGACGTACCTGA
- a CDS encoding GMC oxidoreductase: MFVETLIIGNGFAGRTVAHALKGPCLIVDRGEKFNIFERRARFNEMEKADRHDALIRRSYESVHAFNVPEELPDDCASDYILVDGGCSNHWGGLSFRLSEAVFDQTADAFRWPFDYQTLQPYYRTAEQLLRISADPRDPEERNPLSEIKGSRRWNRALSPYFPQAYIGAQAHNLSVENLDGQGLCMGAGDCELCPMDAKTRSLHIRNHAKVLNEVLVDHLRFEGDKAVEAICHTPKGPLSIRFNRVVIAAHGVESLKLLWKSNLPDETPQAFIGRYCQDHAVAELACRLPQAKIPFFQVNTAAQVVIPELSGELDGIEYTTLGLMTSASDAALTGSLDLKKLNSWAVQESVEDLASILSLYILLEIPPQWDVSLFYEGGSVRMDTDGYHGNKHRYDAVIAAIYAKMEALGVVPVREAEQPHYQNAFGTHHLVGMLNMSAGENAVVDKDFRVIGTDNVYVAGSSLFPRCGSRNPTVTVVALALMLAHQLNKHA, from the coding sequence ATGTTTGTTGAAACGCTGATTATCGGCAACGGTTTTGCCGGACGTACGGTTGCCCATGCCTTGAAGGGCCCCTGCCTTATTGTTGACCGTGGCGAGAAGTTCAACATCTTCGAGCGACGTGCACGCTTCAACGAGATGGAAAAAGCAGACCGCCACGATGCACTGATCCGCCGCTCTTATGAGTCCGTGCACGCCTTCAATGTGCCCGAGGAGCTGCCAGACGATTGCGCCTCCGACTACATCCTCGTGGATGGCGGCTGTTCCAACCACTGGGGTGGCTTGAGCTTCCGACTTTCAGAGGCGGTATTCGACCAGACGGCCGACGCATTCCGCTGGCCCTTCGACTACCAGACGCTGCAACCCTACTACCGCACTGCCGAGCAGTTGCTGCGCATCAGTGCTGATCCTCGTGATCCGGAGGAGCGCAACCCGCTGTCGGAAATCAAAGGCTCGCGTCGCTGGAACCGCGCCTTGTCGCCGTATTTCCCACAAGCCTACATTGGCGCGCAGGCCCATAACCTGTCGGTGGAAAACCTCGATGGGCAAGGCCTCTGCATGGGAGCAGGGGACTGCGAGCTATGCCCGATGGACGCCAAGACCCGCTCGTTGCATATCCGCAACCACGCCAAAGTGCTGAATGAGGTGCTGGTCGATCACTTGCGTTTCGAAGGCGACAAAGCCGTCGAAGCGATTTGCCATACCCCCAAGGGGCCTCTGAGCATTCGTTTCAATCGCGTAGTCATTGCGGCGCACGGCGTTGAATCGTTGAAACTGCTGTGGAAGAGCAACCTGCCGGACGAAACGCCACAGGCGTTCATCGGGCGTTACTGCCAGGACCACGCCGTGGCCGAGCTTGCCTGTCGCTTGCCGCAGGCGAAAATCCCGTTTTTCCAGGTCAACACCGCCGCGCAAGTGGTCATTCCGGAGCTGTCCGGCGAGCTTGATGGGATCGAGTACACCACGCTGGGCCTGATGACCTCGGCCAGCGATGCTGCCCTGACCGGCTCCCTGGACCTGAAAAAGCTGAACAGCTGGGCGGTACAGGAGTCGGTCGAAGACCTGGCCAGCATCCTGAGCCTGTACATCCTCCTGGAAATCCCGCCGCAATGGGACGTCTCGCTGTTTTATGAAGGCGGTTCCGTGCGCATGGATACCGATGGCTACCACGGCAACAAGCATCGTTATGACGCTGTGATCGCCGCGATCTACGCGAAGATGGAAGCACTGGGCGTGGTGCCTGTCCGCGAAGCCGAACAACCGCATTACCAAAATGCCTTCGGTACCCATCACCTGGTCGGCATGCTGAACATGAGCGCGGGTGAGAACGCGGTGGTGGACAAGGACTTCCGTGTTATCGGCACCGACAATGTCTACGTCGCCGGGTCTTCGCTGTTTCCGCGATGCGGATCGCGCAACCCGACAGTGACGGTCGTGGCCTTGGCCCTGATGTTGGCCCACCAGTTGAACAAGCACGCATGA
- a CDS encoding cupin domain-containing protein: MNTANLKDMVKGWFVGGFTPTAFSTQACEVAVKPYAAGDAEAAHYHKIATEVTLILSGEVEMCGKTWGAGDIVVLEPGDITAFKALSDAVTVVVKVPGALNDKYVVEE, translated from the coding sequence ATGAACACCGCCAATCTGAAAGACATGGTCAAGGGCTGGTTTGTCGGTGGTTTCACGCCGACTGCGTTCAGCACACAAGCCTGTGAAGTGGCCGTCAAGCCGTACGCGGCGGGTGATGCCGAGGCGGCTCACTATCACAAGATCGCCACGGAAGTGACGCTGATCCTGTCCGGCGAAGTCGAGATGTGTGGCAAGACCTGGGGCGCCGGCGACATCGTCGTGCTCGAACCAGGCGACATCACGGCCTTCAAGGCACTCAGCGATGCAGTGACCGTTGTGGTCAAGGTGCCCGGCGCGTTGAATGACAAATATGTCGTAGAAGAATGA
- a CDS encoding glycosyltransferase family 2 protein yields the protein MRKLNIILLAGGDTTSVISESNYPGYLTERDGIPLIQDLVEKCLELNPASISCMLPKADVAKYHLRNMLQQMSPIASIHAVHTLTMGAACTALLAAESIDNDDELLILSCNELLDAPLGNIVEDFRRDECDAGVVVFKSLHPRYSFVRKNPQGYVVEAAEKNPISNHAVAGLYWFAKGSVFVEAVKEMIRKDFKVNDAFYIAPALNELVLLHKKIGTHRVDPSQYHPLKSHHQLHAFENVGPR from the coding sequence GTGCGCAAGTTGAACATCATACTGCTCGCCGGTGGCGATACCACTTCGGTCATATCCGAAAGCAACTACCCAGGCTACCTGACCGAACGCGATGGCATTCCGTTGATCCAGGACCTGGTCGAAAAGTGCCTGGAGCTCAACCCGGCCAGCATCTCCTGCATGCTGCCCAAGGCTGACGTCGCCAAGTACCACCTGCGCAACATGTTGCAGCAGATGAGTCCGATCGCCTCTATTCACGCGGTACACACCTTGACCATGGGCGCTGCCTGCACCGCGCTGTTGGCCGCCGAGAGCATCGACAACGACGATGAACTGCTGATCCTCAGCTGCAACGAACTGCTCGATGCGCCGCTGGGCAATATCGTCGAAGACTTCCGTCGCGACGAATGCGATGCCGGCGTCGTGGTATTCAAGTCGCTGCACCCGCGCTACTCGTTCGTACGCAAGAACCCGCAGGGGTATGTGGTCGAGGCTGCCGAGAAGAACCCGATCAGCAACCACGCCGTGGCCGGTCTGTACTGGTTTGCCAAGGGCAGTGTGTTTGTCGAGGCCGTGAAGGAAATGATCCGCAAGGACTTCAAGGTCAACGATGCGTTCTACATTGCGCCGGCGCTCAACGAACTGGTGCTGCTGCACAAGAAAATCGGCACCCACCGTGTGGACCCGAGCCAGTACCACCCGCTCAAGAGCCATCACCAGTTGCACGCGTTCGAGAATGTAGGCCCACGATGA